AGACGATAAAGAGATCGGCGAAACCGGAATTGGTGATCCACTGTTTTTCACCATTGAGAATATAATGGGTTCCTTCCGGATTCAAAACGGCGGTCGTCTTCGCGCCCAAGGCGTCGGAGCCGGAACCCGGCTCGGTCAGGGCATAGGCGGCCAGCCTTCGTCCGCTGGCCAGGTCAGGAAGATACTTTCTCTTCTGCTCCTCGGTGCCGAAATAGACGATGGGGAGCGTCCCGATCCCCACATGGGCCCCAAAGGAGAGGGCGAAGGAACGGGCAAGGGCAAATTTCTCCGCCACCAGCATGGTGCTGATCTTATCCAATCCCAGCCCCTCATATTTTTCCGGGATGTCCCCGGCGAGGAGGCCTAACTCCCCCGCCTTTTTCAGGAGGTTTACCGTTAGATCAAAGCGGTGATGCTCCTCAATTTCGTCCAGTACCGGCCATACCTCCCCCCTGATGAAGGATTCCGTCGTTTCTCCGATCATCTTTTGCTCTTCCGAAAGATCTTCCGGCGTGAAAATCTCCTCCGGGGCTGTCTCCTCAATGAGGAAACTTCCCCCTCGTTTTACGCTCTTCGTCTCAAACATCTTCTTCTCCTCCTTTATCCTTTTCCTTTATCCGCAAATTCGCATAGTCCAAACTCCATCAGGGGACCGTCCGACCGTCCGTTCGAATGGTAGAAATGTGGAAGCGAGTCTCCGCCCTAACAGGTGAAGAGGGTAGATTTGGCCGTTCCCTACTCTCCCACCCGCTCAAAAACCCCGGCGGCTCCCATGCCGCCACCGATGCACATGGTGACGACCCCATAGCGGGCTTTGCGCCGTCTCATCTCATGCATGAGCGTCACCGTCAGCTTTGCTCCGGTACAGCCCAAAGGATGGCCCAGAGCGATGGCCCCTCCATTTACATTCACCTTTTCTTCGTCCAGGGAGAGCTCCCGAATCACGGCCAGTGATTGGGACGCGAAGGCTTCATTCAATTCGATCAGATCTACCTCATCCAGGGAAATTCCGGCCATCTTCAGCGCTTTTGGGATGGCGTAGATGGGACCGATCCCCATGATCTCAGGTGCCACTCCCGCCACCGCAAAGGAACGGTAATAAAGCAGGGGGGGAAGTCCCAGCTCCCTCGCTTTTTCTTCCGACATGATGAGTACGGCGGCCGCCCCATCGCTCGTTTGGGAGGAGTTTCCCGCCGTCACCGTCCCCCCGAGGCGGAAAGCCGGTTTTAATTGGGAGAGCTTTTCCAGGCTGGTGTCATAGCGAATTCCTTCATCGGTGTCGAAGAGAAATTCGTGTTCCTCCACCCTCCCTTTCTCATTCAACGCTCGCTGCGTCACTTGAATGGGAATAATCTCCTCCTTAAATTTCCCTTCCTGTACGGCCTTTGCGGCCCTTTCATGGCTTCGTAAGGCGAAACGGTCCTGATCCTCACGGGAGATCCTATAACGGCGGGCCACCTCCTCGGCGGTGATCCCCATCGACATATAGACTTCGGGGCGATGATCGACCAGCCAGGGGTTGGGAGCCACTTTATGCCCTCCCATTGGGATGAGGCTCATGCTCTCCACACCTCCGGCGATGATCACATCGGCAAATCCCAACATGATCCGTTCTGCCGCCATGGCGATCGTTTGAAGTCCTGAACTGCAATATCGATTCACCGTCATCCCCGGGACAGAATCAGGCAGTCCGGCCCTTAGGAGAATATTCCGGGCCATATTCATCCCTTGCTCTCCTTCCGGGAAAGCACATCCTATGATCACGTCTTCGATCTCCTCCGGCTTAAGGGTTGGAACCCGGGCGAGGAGGGCTTCAATTACGGCTGCTCCCATATCCTCGGGGCGGACATTCCGGAGACTCCCCTTCGGTGCCTTCCCCACGGCGGTTCGTACTCCCGCCACAATTACTGCATTCCTCATCTTCCCTCTCCTTTCTATTCCTTGATCTCTACATTGACACCTTTATCACTTGAACGTATCCTTCTC
The DNA window shown above is from Thermicanus aegyptius DSM 12793 and carries:
- a CDS encoding acetyl-CoA C-acetyltransferase, producing MRNAVIVAGVRTAVGKAPKGSLRNVRPEDMGAAVIEALLARVPTLKPEEIEDVIIGCAFPEGEQGMNMARNILLRAGLPDSVPGMTVNRYCSSGLQTIAMAAERIMLGFADVIIAGGVESMSLIPMGGHKVAPNPWLVDHRPEVYMSMGITAEEVARRYRISREDQDRFALRSHERAAKAVQEGKFKEEIIPIQVTQRALNEKGRVEEHEFLFDTDEGIRYDTSLEKLSQLKPAFRLGGTVTAGNSSQTSDGAAAVLIMSEEKARELGLPPLLYYRSFAVAGVAPEIMGIGPIYAIPKALKMAGISLDEVDLIELNEAFASQSLAVIRELSLDEEKVNVNGGAIALGHPLGCTGAKLTVTLMHEMRRRKARYGVVTMCIGGGMGAAGVFERVGE